Sequence from the Orcinus orca chromosome 11, mOrcOrc1.1, whole genome shotgun sequence genome:
TTCACAACTATGACCTTGGcatacagggcctggcacatgtaGGCTTTCATTAAAATGTGTTATGAATATATGATTTTAAGAATATATGTAGAATATTTCTGTGAGGACACATAAGAAACTGGGAATAGCAGTTGCAAGGAAGGAAACTTAGGAGCAGAGATTAGAGGCAATTGGGAGgttcacttttcattttaaacaaaactgaatttttttttttaatcatatacaTGTATTGctatttccaaaaaaatttttttaaggcagCATATTAGCAAGTTAAAAGTTATGATATATTAAATGGTTTATTATTCTAAACccattaaaaattagaattatgaAAACTACAAAGAAACTTGGGCTAATATTTCATATGTTACAACTGAAGTAAGTACAGTACAAGTCATATTTAGGGCAGCATGATCCAGTAGAACTTGATGATGCAAACGTTCTGTATTTGCATTGTCTAGTACAGTAGCTGCTAAACTATCTGAATACTGAGCACGTGACATGTGGCTGGtgagactgaggaactgaattttttattttaattttagttaatttaaatagccacgcATGGCTCATGGCTACTGTATTGAACAGTACAGTTGAGTTCTTCAAAGAAGTAAATTCAACCAGGTAAATATACATTTGTTAAGCAAGTACAGGAAGATATgttgcaaaaatgaaaatattctgtattaacatatatatttaacatcaaAAGATGTGTATCTATAATGTGTGTAAATAAACCTATTTCGATATTTATATATCAATCTGTGTGAGCATAGGAAAAGATTAGGAAGGTTGTGCACCAAAATAATGTTTACCtcaggaggggggtggggagtggacagTGGAATAAATAGGGATAATGggactttttatatatatatttatatatgtatgtaatgtgTGTTGCAGGGAAGGAGATTGAAAGTAATTCCTAGTATAAGTTTAAAACGAATCTCTGaatctaaaaaatgtttttttttttttttttgcggtacacgggcctctcactgctgtggcctctcccgttgcggagcacaggctccggatgcgcaggctcagcggccatggctcacgggcccagccgcaccgcggcatgtgggatcttcccagaccggggcacaaacccgtgtcccctgcattggcaggcagactctcaaccactgtgccaccagggaagcccctaaaaaattttaatgtctttacTTCTAAagtcattttataaattaaagtatATGGGAATATTTGTTGTGTGGTAGTAGGGAAAGGATAAGGGTAATCAGAAACAGTGGTCACCACTAGAGAGTGGAGCTAAGAAAGAGTATGAGGATTTACTTTTTCATTATGTAACCTTTTATCCTTTTTGAATTTTCTTCCATAGGCACACTTATCTattcaaaaatactttaaaatacaatctttttaatgcttttaaataaaaattacaaactatGTTAATATTTCCTActacttatttttcctttaaaagtttgTCATCGGTGGTACCCTCTTCTAATGGCCCAAAATTGCTGTGACAACATTAACAGCATGGAATGCTCTATAGAGCCCCAAATGGGTTTTGACCAGTCAGTTATTGTACAGTTTGAGACTAAATTTAAGATTAGTGCATCTGAAATACAATATTTTCTGAAGAAATGCCGTTTTACTTGTTTTACATATAGCTCACCCAAAGTAGTCAACAGTTATcaagtggaattgcatttaaacctgttttaataaatagcaaattttttttttttgccaatccTTTGTCATTAGTGTGTTGTACAGCCTTATATTAGCTATGTTCTCTCTTTGGTTTAAGTTGCCATTGCCCCAAATGGAGCCTTACAGCTGGCCAGTCCAGGCACAGATGGAGTACAGGGGCTTCAGACATTAACCATGACAAATTCAGGCAGTACTCAACAAGGTACAACAATTCTCCAGTATGCACAGACCTCTGATGGACAGCAAATACTTGTGCCCAGCAACCAGGTGGTTGTACAAAGTAAGTTTGCTTAAGTATCTATGGAAAGCATCACAAAGTACTTTCAAAGACACTTACAAATTAACTAATTCTTTTGACCACACAGCTGCATCAGGAGATATGCAGACATATCAGATCCGTACCACACCTTCAGCTACTTCGCTACCACAAACCGTGGTGATGACATCTCCCGTAACCCTTACATCTCAGACAACTAAGACAGATGACCCCcaactgaaaagagaaataaggtTGATGAAAAATAGGTAGGTAGTAAAATTATACTATCATCAGAATGGGTAATGTTTTTATAAACCTCAAAATATAACCAGATATTAACTGAGATTGTATATTAgaaacaaggagaggggattataTCAACATTATTTTAAGAGTTTTAGATTATGTCTAGTACATTTCCAGTGGATCAGTGAGTCCCTTTGCATAGtttctttatttaatatataacctagagttcttctatttttattgtgTCCTTTGAATAGCACTGTTAAGCAAAACTTTTCAAACAATATATTTTGTTCTTACTCAGATGACAAAgttaagtgaaaataataatttgctgCTTGCTGTTGACCAGAGTAAGAATAGGCAAGAATTAGTAGGATTCTGCATAATACCTAATATACTTCTGGATACAGAATTgctcttaaaaatgaattttgatcATGAAATATAGTAGTCATTTAACCCCCAgaaacatttgtttgttttaaatgtattttaaacattGCTATATGCACTACATATACATCAGGCATTAAAAATCActagttctttgagaaaaagAATATGATGGGTAGCCTTCTGCAGTGTgttcaagggaaaagaaaagacaccAGTAAActatattagaaacaaaaaagggtAAATAGCCACAGatacaacagatttttaaaattataataaggttCTATTTTCAGGTCCTCTCCAGTAAGTTAGAAAATTAGAATAAAGGATAATTTTCTAGAGCAATAAAAATTACCATAAAAGGACCAGATGGATACATTTAATTACTTCAAGATAAAATGTTTCTTTACTAAAAACAAGAGGAAGCATCACTGTAAATGACTTGGTAACAAGGCAGGGACCATCTGTTGTTTTGGAGGTTCCAACAAATACAAGTAAATGAAGTAAGTTATGTAAATTATTAGAAAAGAATTGTATCTTGTTGCTGATGATATGACTGTGTACCTAGGAAACCCAAAAGACTTGTTAAAAATTACTAGAGTGTGACTTCTCTTTCTGACAATGTAACGTCAGCTACATAATAAAAGCTTGATGAAATATAAAAACCATCCTTTTAAATGACTGGATGAGCATGCAGCAAGTAAGAGAAATCTATTGAGGTTAGATGTGCGAACCAGAAGCCCAGGACCATGATGTTAAATAAGCACTTAAGCAGCCCCTGTATATCCTAGGGATAAATTCAGATCTTTGTGATTGGTATAGCTTTGGTATGCAGAGGGGACTCGGGACAGAGCCTGGGGCCTCTGCAGGCTGGAGAACTGGATCACAGATTATTTTTCATGAGGTCAAGACCCAAGAAGTACTACATCCATAAGCTGagaattgtaattttaaaaattagtgccCCCAGTTGGAGAAAGCAACTTCAACACAGGCTCTaatgaattcccatacattgagTTCTAACAAATATAAGTTGAAAAATCAGACTACCCAAGGAATTAGGCTTCCATTATATGTGCCAACCCCTTAGGCAACTGTcacaaaaaattatttccatttttttgagatgaggaaactgaggcctagagaagttAAGTTACTTGACCAAGGTTACACTGCTTAGTAACTGATAGAGGTAGGGTTTAAATTCATGGGTCCAAGTTTTAGAGTCCAAAGTCTTAGGGAATCCCACACTGCCTTTCAGGAGCAAGAGTCAGCAGAAAGAGCAGACGACAGAATGAGTTTTGTGAAGTCTTAGTAATCgagtggagagagggaaagaagtatgtcttttgtatttaaaaaaaaggatgtcaTTGTAAATCATCAAAGCTCAAGAgactataaaaatgataaaaattggagaggaaaaataaaactattattattagcAAAGATATATTCATCTGCTTAGAATATCCAGGAAGATCTGTCTGCAAACTATTTGAAATTGAAAATCAGCATTTGTACCAGAAGCCCTTGCCAGTTTAGTAAaacaggaaaagggaggggaaatTACAaggatttaaatgaaaaaaatagaaactattaCTATCTTTTATACGAttgcttgatttaaaaaaaaaacaaaccaaatggacttagagaaaaattattttaagtaatgaGTTTACTAGATATAAAATCAGTTTAGAGAAAAATTATTGTAAGTAATGAGTTTACTAGATACAAAATCAGTTTTCAAAAAtcaactgtagggcttccctggtggtgcagtggttgagagtctgcctgccgatgcaggggacgcgggttcatgccccagtctgggaagatcccacatgctgtggagcggctgggcccgtgagccacggctgctgagcctgcacgtccggagcctgtgctccgcggcaggagaggccacaacagtgagaggcccgcataccgcaaaaaaaaaaatcaactgtatttcttcaCATCATCAATAAAGAGTTtggtaaataattatttaaaagatatcatttatattatcaataaataaaatatgtgagaataaatctaacaaaagctGTCCAGGACATTTACAGAAAacattgtaaaatgtttttgaaagacattaaggaagatctaaataaatggagaaatatactatgTCCATAGATATGGAAACTCAGTATTATAAAGATGCCTATTTTTCCCCCCAATTGATCCATAGATTCAATGCAGTTCCAATCAAAACCCAAACAGGTTGTTTGAAGAACTTGACAAGTTGATACTAAAATTTGTAGAAGAGTAAAGGGCCAAGAGCAGCCAAAATATTCCAGACAAGAATAAGGTGAGGAGATATCAAGTTTTGTTTAAAGCTGTGGTAATTCAAATCATGTTATATTGGCATTGAGATAAACAAAATCACCAGTGAAATAGAGTAGGGAGCTCAGAAACAGATCTGTGAATACATGAAACCCTGGTAGGGCAGATTATTGGGGGAAGGAGGGACTCCAATAAATGGTGCTAAGATAGTTATttatatgtgaaaaaatatattggatttcttcctcacaccatacacaaaaatcatactaaatggattaaaaacatatatgtgaaaggtgaaattttaaaaacttttaggtGAAAATGTATAACCTCATGGTTTCAAGTATAAGGAAGAttccttaaaacaacacacataaacacacaataATTAACATGAAAAATTGATGAATCCTCATTGATGTCTTTTTCATCAAAAGACAAAGTGAATGAAAATATAAGCTTCAAACCtatagaagatatttgcaacatgtctaaccaaaaacaacagatttgtttgaaaaaatataaagatctTCTGAATTAATCAGAAgtacaacccaactgaaaaaatgttgaatatatttttgaaatgataCTGACACAACTCCACATCTGGAGGAAAATTAAATTGGACCCCTATTTTATACCATATACAGAAGTAATtgcagatggattaaagacttaactgtgaaaattaagcaataaaatctttaagataaaatttagagagaaatacatagtgtatcacattttaatttaagccaagaaagagtttaaaaaagagcatttattgcattaagaaataaaaatatcagaaatCAAGTGGTAGATTAGAAAATAATGTAGAAACAGATAAAGGGTTACTGTGTATAATGCACTGAGAGTTCTTAGGTTGTTCATCTTTCAAATAATTTCTAAttgtaaaatgggcaaaatgtATGAATGGAAAAGGGTATGAATAGGCAAATTATGTAAGAGCAGATCTGAAAGACCGTTAAATTTTTGAGAATATGCTCAATCACACTAGTAGTTAGGGAAGTGAAAATTAACAATGAAATGTCCACATGCAAAGAACTGTGTACCAGTATATCAATAGAAACATCATTAAAATAGTATGTGTAAAAAAAGCGAGTTGCAGATAATATCTACAGTCCGTAGTATAAAAAATACTCAAAGTAATACTTTTTACTTCTATATGTATGTAAAACTTGAATGTAAATCCATAGAAATATTCTAACAGGACATGTACAAAACTGAGAATGAAATCACTGTTTGTAAttaaaactcaataaataaaaattagagagTCTATGTGCCAAAAGTTAATAAGAGGACCCATAAATTTCatttcttggtatttatccaagagaaatgggaCATATGTTTACAAAGAGACTGGCACAAGAACATGCATAGCAGCTAAAACTAGAAAACAGCCCAAGAGAATGGATCAGCAAATTGTAATGAtgttcatacagtggaatatgcCCAACAATATAAAGGAGCAAACCACTGCACAGTAACACAGATAAAcctcaaaaatatactgagtgaAAGGAGATGAGACACAAGAGTACATTCTGTATGACTCTGGTATCTGAAGTTCTAGAATAGGAAAAATTTCATCTATGGTGATAAAAATCAAACCAGTAGTTGCTTGGGGAGATGAAcgggcatgagggaactttctggggcaATAAAAATGTATGTCTTGATGAGTGGGTGGGTTATACAGGTATATGCATTTGCCAAAACTGATTGAATTCTGCACTGAAGATCATTGTGTTTCACTGTATATAGattataccttaattttttttaatgaggaaaatgACCAGGGAAGATTACTGAAGTGCATTTACCATTTAAGGAATGTGAACTTTTTTCTAACATTGGTTTTTTTAATGCTTACATTTAGAGAAGCTGCTCGAGAATGtcgcagaaagaagaaagaatatgtgAAATGTCTGGAAAATCGAGTTGCAGTCctggaaaatcaaaataaaactctAATAGAAGAGTTGAAAACTTTGAAGGATCTTTATTCTAATAAAAGTGTTTGAtgcttaagaaagaaaatatttttgtggacTTGCCTAAAAATTAGacggaatttcttttcttttttagtggagTTTTATGAATTAAAAGGTCAAAAATGAAGCTTTTTATTTAGGCTTTTGCAACTTAAAGATAAATATCTTATGCAAGAGATCTGGTGACAGAGGATAAAGTGGAAAAAGACCTCAAGGAGGTTACTGGCACAACTGGAAACTctgtaaaaattaaacatactcaagaaacaagaaataaactttcaCAAATTCAAATTTTCTAAATAACAATAGTTGTCATATTCCAAAAATGGCAGATAAGATGAAATTTgataaatcagatttttaaaaataaatcaatttaccCTATAGGTTTGCATTTCTTACCGTTTcctaaaatttacctttttcaattgtgtgtgtgtgcaacttCTGCCAATAAATTCtaaattacaaatagaaaaaagCTAATATACAACTAAATATATAAACTATGTGTTCTGATTATGTATACTTGCTCTATCATCAGGTCTTAAATGGGTGTTTAAAAGTTTGTTTATTGAACTTGAGAGGATTTTTGAGACTGGGTTAACTATTTTTGAGGCCTTGTCCTAAAAGGCATCTAAGGTACATGAATGGAGTGTGGtgatttttgtaactttttttttatcagaATGGAAAGAGAATTGTTTAAAAGTTTGATACTTTTAAATCGTTTGTTTTTTGGTTACTCTGGGAATGGTgattttctacaaatatttaataaattgttttttgATTCTATATTCTGTATGCAGTTAAATATACATTACTTATTCTGTTGTGCTTTAATAGAATGGAATGTTTACAGGCCCTTGAGATGTCAGAGTATTTTAAAAACCTTCTGAAGATGCATACCAAAGTTTTCCAAGAGGATTTTATAATTGGTTTAATGTAAGGTTTATCAGATTCTAAAATAGTACAGTTACTAAGGCAATTTTATGTGAGAGACTATTTTGTAATGTAGTGAATGGTACATTTATAAGAAATGTGACTGccaatatatttttatagctaatctttataaattctaaagttgagtttttaatgattattttaaatgtttatatagtttgttagtaaaaaatattttgcatctcaaagtatcatttttatattataggAAGTAAAGTTTCCAGGTTGGCTAATATTTGAATTGTAAGTTTTGTATGCAGTTTATCCAGAGTTCAAAAATGCTGTCAGCACACCAGTGTTTAACCTCTGTATTCCAATTTGTATACACTTTGAAATTGTACTGCAAAACTATTGTGTGCTTCTTATACAATATGTATCATATTGTTGTCTATGAAATTAAAGGACATTTGATAAAAATTAAGtttgccaaatgtaaaatatattgctTGATATATGAATGACAAGCTTCCTGATAGCCATTGTGTTAATTATACTAACTATAGTGcatttctagttttaaaatgaggataaatttaaaaatctgggcTACACTACCTATTTTAAGAAGGGgatatgtttatatgttttgatTCAGTCAGAACCAATTATAACAAACTGAAGATAGCTAAATATTTTGTTCTACAAGTGTTTAGGACATGGTTAAGGAGCCTGTCGTGTAGAAATCTTAACCTAACAGATAAATTTGTGATTAATCCtagtaaaatttttcattaacaGCATCTTTTAAAATGGGATTTTGTTGACTTGGCAGCAGTTTatgtaaagaaagataaagtctGATCACCAGTGGGATTACTTATATCCCTGTCCTGTGTAAAGCCTGAGTCTCAAAATAGTCACCCATTAGGCTAAAGAATATTAGGAGGTATGGGGTCAGTGGATTATATCCAGagtgttttaaaagataatatattgGGTAGGTGTTGTGTTTGGCTCCAGTAGCCTAGCTCTTAGTACCttaacaactggacatccacacatatatgtaaattcTCCACAGCCTACACATTGCTGGTATAGGGCCTTGCTCACTAGATAATGTTAACTAGTTTAGCTATATGTAACAGGCATGGGCAAGCCACTGAGGATTCCATAAATGCATACCAAATTATCTTCCTAGATGTTTTTCTAATTTGAATTCAGTGTGGGGCTTATGACACTTTAAAGGTGATTGTGGTACAAACCTGAAATTATTAGACTTCAGAAATTCATCAGACCAAAGAAATTATTTCCTTAGttcaatttactattttaaataatcaatttACTAATTTGTTATATCGACGGAAATACATTATTGCCCAGGAACACATCTTGAGCATATAAAATATGATAAccctttaattttattgaacagagcaggggtccccaacccccaggccatggaccagtatgGGTCCATGGCCTGTtgggaaccaggccacacagcaggaggtgaggagCAGgccagcgagcgaagcttcatcccTATTtccagccactccccatcgctcacattacctcctgagctccgcctcctgtcagaatCTAGTgtggcagcattagattctcacagcACAAACCCTAATGTGAACTgcacatgtgaggga
This genomic interval carries:
- the ATF1 gene encoding cyclic AMP-dependent transcription factor ATF-1 isoform X5 — encoded protein: MEDSHKNNASETAPQSGSTVQGAHISHIPQQVSSLSESEESQDSSDSIGSSQKTHGILARRPSYRKILKDLSSEDTRGRKGDGENPGVSAVTSMSVPTPIYQTSTGQYIAIAPNGALQLASPGTDGVQGLQTLTMTNSGSTQQGTTILQYAQTSDGQQILVPSNQVVVQTASGDMQTYQIRTTPSATSLPQTVVMTSPVTLTSQTTKTDDPQLKREIRLMKNREAARECRRKKKEYVKCLENRVAVLENQNKTLIEELKTLKDLYSNKSV
- the ATF1 gene encoding cyclic AMP-dependent transcription factor ATF-1 isoform X2; translation: MEDSHKNNASETAPQSGSTVQGAHISHIPQQMSLRGSAPVTIVPLPGEQVQVQGVIQTAQSSVIHPPHVQTVSSLSESEESQDSSDSIGSSQKTHGILARRPSYRKILKDLSSEDTRGRKGDGENPGVSAVTSMSVPTPIYQTSTGQYIAIAPNGALQLASPGTDGVQGLQTLTMTNSGSTQQGTTILQYAQTSDGQQILVPSNQVVVQTASGDMQTYQIRTTPSATSLPQTVVMTSPVTLTSQTTKTDDPQLKREIRLMKNREAARECRRKKKEYVKCLENRVAVLENQNKTLIEELKTLKDLYSNKSV
- the ATF1 gene encoding cyclic AMP-dependent transcription factor ATF-1 isoform X4, encoding MKNKPKTSCRRVAFASEAAALWPKLIMEDSHKNNASETAPQSGSTVQGAHISHIPQQVSSLSESEESQDSSDSIGSSQKTHGILARRPSYRKILKDLSSEDTRGRKGDGENPGVSAVTSMSVPTPIYQTSTGQYIAIAPNGALQLASPGTDGVQGLQTLTMTNSGSTQQGTTILQYAQTSDGQQILVPSNQVVVQTASGDMQTYQIRTTPSATSLPQTVVMTSPVTLTSQTTKTDDPQLKREIRLMKNREAARECRRKKKEYVKCLENRVAVLENQNKTLIEELKTLKDLYSNKSV